GTCGCCGAGCAGCGCAACGGCGGCACCCGCCCGCTGGAGGTGGGAGGCGTTGTGAGCCTGCTCGTCGCCGGCCGACGACGCGAGCGGGACGAACACCGCCGCCTTCCCGAGCGCCGTAAGCTCCGCAAGCGTGCCCGCGCCGCTGCGGCTGACCACCACGTCCGCCAGCGCCAGAACGTCCGGGAGTTCCGCACCCATGTAGCCGGTCAGCAGATAGCGGCCCGCCAGGTGCGGCGCCAGCACCTCGGCCTGCCCCCGCAGACCTGCCTCGTTCGCCGGACCGCACTGGTGGACGACGTTGGCGTGTTCCAGGAGCCACGGCAGCAGCTTCGCCACCAGGGTGTTGATCTGTACCGAGCCCTGCGCCCCACCCGTGACGTACACCGTCGGCAGCGAGCGTTCGAACCCGTACAGGCCCAGCGCCGACACGGCCTTTTCAGCCTGCCCGGTCAGCACCGCCGGCCGCACCGGATTGCCCGTCACCACCGCGGTGCGCCGTGCGGACTCCGGCAGCAGCGGCAGCGTGGACTCCGAGGAGACTGCGACTCGGGTTGCGGCACGGGCGAGGACCTTGTTCGCCAGGCCGAGCCGCACCGTCTGCTCGTGCACCACCAGCGGCACCCCGCACGAGCGCGCCGCCAGCCCGACCGGCACCGCCACGTACCCGCCCGTCGCCAGCACCACGTCCGGTGCGAACTCCGAAATCAGCGAACGCGCCTGGACCGCGCCCAGCGGTACCCGGCCCATGTCCCGGACGTTCGCCGGGGAGATCATCTTCAGCGGGTTCGACGAACGCCGGACCTTGCCCGTCGCGACGGGCGCGAACCTGATGCCCTCCGCGGGCGCGACCCGGGCCTCCAACCCCTCTGCGGTACCCACCCACAGCACCTCCACCGAGCGTCCCTCGGCGGCCAGCCGCGCCTGCAACGTCCGTACCGCAGTCAACGCCGGGTAGGTGTGACCGCCAGTGCCGCCGCCCGTCACTACCAGTCGCATCGGTCCGCCCTGACCCATGAGTCCCACGCTCGTCTCCAATCGACCATCGGGTCGTGCAACCCGGCTGAGGATCCCGCAGCCTACGACCGAATGGACACTGTCCGTCGCGGCCCGGTTCCCGGGCCCACCGCCCCGTCGGACCCCCGGCGCCCGCTGGTTCTCCGCCGCCCGAAGCGTCCGGGCCTCACCCTCGACCGACTGCGCGATCTCCTCGACGCTTCCAACCACCTCGACACCGGTGACCGGTTCCACCCTGACGAGCGGGAGAAGCCGATCCGCCCGCCCGGCTCCACCGTCGGCTCCACCACGCGGGAAGCCTGCGACGGGCTGCGTAGGAGGGCCGTCCGGCTCTGGCCTGCCGGCATCCCCTGCGGGATGCTGGCAGTCGACGGGTTCTCCGGGACGGCACCGACCGATCTCGGCCGCCCCGAAAGGAGGCCGACGTGAGCACCACCACCGCGTCGGACGAGCGGTCCACGGCCGCCGCCCCGCCGTCACCACTGCTGGAGCGCATCCGCGCGGGCATCATCGGCGAAGGCGAAGTCCTGGACGGCCCCTACGGACCACGCCGGGTCACCTACGCCGACTACACCGCCTCCGGCCGCTCCCTCGACTTCATCGAGGACTTCATCCGCGACGCCGTCCTCCCCCGCTACGCCAACACCCACACCGAGAGCTCCGGCACCGGCCTGCAGACGACCCGGCTGCGCGAGGACGCCCGCCGGATGATCCGCGACTGCGTCGGCGGCACCGACGACCACCTGGTGATCTTCTGCGGGTCCGGCGCCACGGCCGCCGTCAACAAGCTCGTCGGCATCCTGGAACTCCGTCGGCCGACCGGCCCCGCCGAACGCCACCGGCCGGACGGGCCTCTCCCTCCCGCCGAACGGCCGGTGGTCTTCGTCGGACCGTACGAGCACCACTCCAACGAACTGCCCTGGCGCGAGACCATCGCCGACGTGGTGCCCATCGGCGAGGACGCCGACGGACACCTCGACCTCACCGACCTCACGGCGCAGCTCGTCCGCTTCGCCGACCGGCCACTGCGGATCGGCAGCTTCTCCGCCGCCTCCAACGTCACCGGCATCCTCACCGACACCGACCGCACGGCCCGCCTCCTGCACGAACACGGGGCGCTGTCCTTCTGGGACTACGCCGCGGCCGCGCCGTACGTGCCCATCCGCGCAGCCGACAGCGCCCCGGGCCGGGGCGACGGCAAGGACGCGCTGTTCATCTCCCCGCACAAGTTCCCGGGCGGCCCCCAGACCCCCGGCGTGCTGGTCGTCCGCCGGGAACTGGTCCGCAACCCGGTGCCCACCGCGCCCGGCGGCGGCACGGTGCTGTTCGTGGACCCCACCAGCCACCGGTACCTCGACGACCCGGTCGCCCGCGAGGAGGGCGGCACACCCGCCATCGTCGAATCCATCCGCGCCGGGCTGGTCTTCGGCCTGAAACAGGCCGTCGGCACCGACCTGATCCAGGCCCGCGAGGAACGGATGTGGCACGCCGCCCTCGACCGATGGGAATGCAACCCGCGCATCGACGTCCTCGGCAGCCACCGCGCCCGCAGGCTGTCCATCGTCTCCTTCCGGATCCGGCACGGGCACCGGTTCCTGCACCACAACTTCGTGGTCGCCGTACTCAACGACCTCTTCGGCATCCAGTCACGCGGCGGCTGCTCCTGCGCGGGGCCGTACGGCCACCGCCTGCTCGCGATCGACGCGCCGCACTCACACGCCTTCCGTGACGAGATCGTCGGGCACCGGTGCGAGGGGATCAAGCCGGGCTGGACCCGGATCAACTTCCACTATTTCCTGTCCGACACCGTCCGGGACTACCTCATCGACGCCGTCGACCTGCTCGCCGACAACGGACACCGGCTGCTGCCCGACTACCGCTTCGACCCGCGCACCGGACTGTGGCGCCACCGCGACGCCGCGGCCGGACCGCCCCTGCGGCTCACCGACGCCCGCTACGACGAACACGGCCACCTGCACTGGCCGCACGGACGCGCGCGGACGGGCGAGGAGGCGCTCGCCGGGCAGCTCGACGAGGCCCGCAGGCTGCTCGACGGCCGGCCCGACCCGGTCGACTCCGGCCCCTGCGCCCTCCCTGCAGACTTCGAAGCCTTGCGCTGGTTCCCGCTGCCACCGCAGTGCCTGGCACCGTGACGGCGAACGGGCCGGCCACCACCCGCATCACCGTCCGTACCGGCACCCGCAGCGCCCCCGGCTTCGGCCCACCCTGCCGGCTCCGCTCGCGGCCGACGACCCGCCGCGGGTCCGCCATGCTCTGCCCTTCGGGCGCCCGCTCCGCCCCCGCCCCCGAGGCACCACCCGGCGGATTACGACGGCACCAAGACCGAGCGCCTACCCAGTCGTCCTGGTCACCTACGAGGTCGTCCGCAACAAGGGCAACAAGGCCGACAGCCTCGACACCCTCAAGTCCTTCCTGACCTACGCGATCAGCGACAGCGCCCGGAAGGCCATCGCCGACAAGGGCTGCGTCCCCATGCCCGCCGCCATCGGCGACGAGGTCAAGGCCGCCATCACCACCCTCGGTTGACCCGGGCCAGCTCCCTCACCCAGCGCCCCGCCACGATCCGCACCGCGGTGGGCCGCCCGCCCCGGCCAACCCGCCCGGCCGCCACATGCCCCCAGACCTCGCCGCGCCGCTCACACTCAACGCTTCGCGCCCACCCGCGTCACTGCCTCCTGGCTGACGGGCCCGCCCACCCGAGCGCATGCCCTGCCCGTCGACGCAGTCGTCCCGCAACCGAACTGACCATCCGGCAGGGGCCCGCTTCAGATCCCGGCACCCGCCCGCGTGACCCCCACCGTCCGGCACGTGAGCTCCGCGATGTCCCCCGCGGTGGGCACGTCCTCGCGTCAGGTGGTCGGCGGCTCCGGTAGCGTTCCGGCACCGACCAACGCCAGCAGCCGGAACGGCAGCTCGGGGTCGGCCTGGCCCACGGTCAGGCCCAGCCACCGGTCAACGGACGGCTGCCACACCCGCAGCTCGGAGGCGACGTCGGCCAGAAACCCCAGTGGGCCCGGTGCGGCGGGGTCCGGCAGGTCGGTCTCGCGATAGAGCCACAGCTCGACGGTGGTCGGGGCGCCCCAGGCGTTGGTGAGAGCGGCCGAAAGGGTGTCAAGGGCCGTCTCCACCCTGCGCTCCTCCGCGTCGACCACATCCGGGTCGTGGACCTCCCAGAAGTCCCGGGACTCCATCAGCGCGGCCAGCCGGAAACCCGGACCGCTCCACTCCGCACCGTCCCGGTCCTCGATCTCGGCGAACGGAGTGGCCAACAGGCGATCGGCGGCGGCTCGATGGGACGCAACATCGGTGATCAACATGCTGCGAGCCTAGTCCCGCCCACGGACAGCCGGCCGACCGCCAGGGCGTGGGCAGGAGGACGAGCGAGGCGTTGTGGCCGCCGAGCACGAAGGAGTCGGTGAGGGCGCCGGGCAGGGCTCGCGGCGAGCCCGACAGGCCTCCCCTATTTCAGGCTTCCGGTGTCTCGCGGCCGAGGCGTTGCAGTTGCCCGACGGTTGCGCCGGGTGCACGGCCCTGGCCACCTCCGAGACACAGCACCCGCACGCAAGGCCCGGGTCCGTGCGCGCGGCTCCAGCGGTCACGCCTCCCGGCGCGAGAACCTGACACCGCGGCGAAAGGAAGCGGTATGAACTGGCTGGTGACCGTGTCGGGGGCGCTCGTGGTGCTCCTCGTCCTGCGGGACGTGTTCCACACACTGTGGCACCCCACCCGCCACGGCGGACTCAGCAGACTCGTCATGACAGCCGCATGGCGGCTGACCTCGCACCTCAGCACGCACCGCCGAGCGGCCGGGCTGGCGGGCCCGCTCGCCATGGTCTCGGTCGTGGCCCTGTGGGCGTTCACCGCAGCGATCGGCTGGGCACTCGTCTACTGGCCGCACATGCCGGTCTCCTTCACCTACGCCACCGGCCTCGATCCCGCCGACCACGCCGGCTTCGTGGACGCGCTGTACGTCTCCCTCGTCAACCTCACCACCCTCGGCCTCGGGGACATCGCGCCGACCGCGGGATGGCTACGCATCGTCGCCCCCATCGAAGCCCTCGTCGGCTTCGCCCTCCTGAGCGCCACCGTCTCCTGGATCATCGGCATCTACCCCGCCCTCGCCCGCCGGCGCGCCCTGGCCCTACGACTGTCCCATCTGCGCCGCAGCCGCCCCACGACAGGACTGAGCAGGGCAATCGCCGGGGCCACTCTGCTCGACAGCCTCTCCAGGGAAGTCGCCGTGGTCTCCGTCGACTTCATGCAGTACGCCGAGTCCTACTACTTCTACGACGGCGACGACCGCACCTCACTGCCCGCCCAGATCGGCGACGCCGTCGAACAAGCCGACCAAGCCGCAGCCGCCGCTCATCCGGAGGTCCGGCACTCCGGTTCGGCGCTCAAAGCAGCCCTCGAAGATCTCGCCGCCATCCTCGACGAACGCTTCCTCCACACACACGGCACACCGAAGCAGACATTCGAAGCCTACGCACGCGACCACGGCCGCCAATCCGGATCGGCAGGCTGAAGTACTACCCAGACGAGCGAGAGCGCCAAGACGGTCATGAGGCGGCACGCAAGGTGAAGTCGCACACCGCCGTCCACCCGGGACCCGGCGGCCGCTCCGCAGCCCCTCGTCACTGGTCGCGACTCGTACCAATGTCCTGCGGGCAGACGGAAACCTGCAAGCTGGGCTCCCTTCGCCGGCATTGTCCGGATCAGGTGATGGAGGTCGCCTTCCGGTCTCACAGACCTTCCAGCCTCTCAGCCCCACCGTCGACAAACGCCCCGCGCGGAGCCTCCGCCCGTCGCCCGGGGCCGTCCGGTCGAACTCCCTCGCTCGCCCTGCAGGCCGATGTTCACGCTACTCCCGCCCCCGCCCGGCACCAGGGCCGAACGGCCCCATCGCTGCCCGGATGACCGGGCCGGCCGACCGAACCGGACAGTGCCTCGGTGAATCCGCCGTGCCTCCGTCCAGCGGCGTGCTGGGGCTCCGCGACGGAAGGAGATCCATGGGTTCGTGACGGCGACGGCACAGGCCGTCCCGGCACCGCCTCGTGCCCGCATCGCCGGGTCCGGCCGTGCTCAGGGGCTGCCGGCGGGTTCGGCTGCGTGGCGACGTGGTGGCCGCCCTGACGGTCGCGGCGCACCCTCTGTGGGTCACCGGCCGAAGGTGGCAGCGTCGGGACCGGTGCGCCCACGTCACGCGATCTGTTCAATCCGAGGTCAGCGCCTCGGAGCTTCCCCGGTTGCGCGGAACTCGCCGGCGATCTCGGCGGCCCAGGCGTCGATGGCGTCCCAGTCACGGTAGTCGCCTGCGCGTCCGCCCAGAAGACGGAGTGCGAGCGCGCCCACCCGGCCGAGTTGTTCGCGGGTGACGACACCGGAGAAGAGACGATGCCCGCGCAGGTAGGGCAGCGGTCCCAGCGCGTCGAGGACGATCGCCCCCTCGCGGGGGGCGAGCCTGCGCCACGGCCCCCGCAGCGCGGCGGGCATACCGACGCTGAAGGCCCATACCCGACCCTGCGCGAGCGTGTCACGGTGGCGTTCCAGGTAGGCAGCCGCTTCCGGCAGCCACCGCCGGTTGTGGACCGCGCTGCCCAAGACGAAGGCGGAATACCCGGCCGCCGGCGTCCTGTCGTCGAGCGGCCGGACATCGGCGGAGACGCCGGACTCGGTCAGCCGGCTGCCGATGCGCTCGGCGATCTCCCGAGTGGAACCGTGCGCACTCGCGTAGCCGACCAGAACCGTCATCATGCCTCCTCCTCCGAAGAGGCCGGCCCACGCTTCGGGTCGGCCGGGTTCGGTGCCTACCCGGCGTCAGCCCTCCGGAGACGGTCGGGTTTCAGGTGCTCGGTGAACCAGGACGTGGCCAGGTCTGCGGCCGCCCGGAGAGAGGGGCTGCAGTTCCTGTGCTGGCGGAAGTAGCCGACCGCGGGCCCCGTCCCGGCCACGCAGCCAGTGCGCGGCGCCGGTCAGGCGGCGAGTGAGCAGGGCGGCGTCGACGACGTTCGCCCGGTCCATCTCCTCCTCGGCGGTGAGCAGGTCGAACAGCAACGTGGCCAGTCCGGCCCGGTTCAAAGCGCTCGCGGCGAACCGGTTGCGCGGGCTGTGCCTGTACCTGCCACTGCCACTGCCACGCGCGAACGGCACGATGCCCGCCGCCCGATGGGGCACGGCCAGTCGGCCACCGAGCCGTACACCACCCGCCTCATTCAGGATCCTCCCCGTGCCGAGGACATGCGAGCGGCAGCATCCCGGCTGGCAGCCACCCGCCGATCCGGCCCTGTCCTGCTCCCAACGGGAACGGACGTGCCACAGCGACGCAGCCGGAGGACCATGACAGTGGGCCGAGCGGAGGACGGGGCACTCCCTCGGACTCGTCCACCACGCCCACCTCCCCGCCGTCGTGCCGCGCGCACCCCTGCCGTGTCCGCGTGATCGGGGCACCCGAAGCCGCGCGGGAGGAGAGGCCATGAAGCCCTGAGGAGAGGCCATGCAGCACAGCACCGTCCAGGACGTGATGACCCAGGACGTCGTCGTCGCCCACCGCGAGGCCACGTTCAAGGAGATCGCCGGTCTGTTCCACCGCAACGACATCACCGCCGTGCCGGTAGTCGACAGCGATAACCACCCGGTCGGCATCGTGTCCGAGGCCGACCTGATCCGCAAGGAAGCCAGCCTGCTGGAGGAGGGTCGCTCGGTCACCCGCTGGCTCCACCCGCACGAGCGGTACCGCGCCGAGGCGGAGATCGCCGAAGAGATGATGACCAGCCCGGTCGTCACCGCGCGAGCCGACTGGACCCTGGTGGAGGCCGCCCGGGCGATGCACCGCAAGAAACTGAAGCGGCTGCCCGTGGTCGACGACGAAGGCCGGCTGACCGGCATCGTAAGCCGCAGCGACCTGCTCCAGCCGTTCCTCCGCGACGACGCCTCGATCCGCGCCGAGATCACCCACGACGTCCTGCTCAACACACTGTGGCTCCCGGCCGACGCCGTCCAGGTCTCGGTCGACGATGGCGTCGTCACCCTGACCGGCACAATCGAACGCAAGAGCCTCATCCCCATCATCGAGGGAATGTGCCGCTCACTGGACGGCGTGGTCGCCGTCCGCCAAACCCTTGGCCACGAATTCGACGACAGCCACGTCGACCCCGGGCTGTCGGCGATGCCCGGCGTTATCGGCCCGCACTCGGCGCCCCATCACTGAGCGACGGCCAACCGGATGGGCGGGCGCGGCCGCCTTCACCTCCGCCCTGGAACTCGCCCGCGACGGAGTCCGGGTCTGCTCCATCCACCTGGGGCCGATCAGCAAACCGATGACCGCCGGGATGGTGGCCCTGTTCGTGGCCGCTGACGCCACCTACTCGACCGGAGGCGAGTTCGTCGTCGACAGTGGCGCGACGACCGGCAGCATGATCCTCACCGACCTGAAACGTAACCCGGCGTCGAGTGAAGATCCACGTCGTCCGCTCGGCACGACACCACGCTCCACCCCCAAAGATCCTCTCGGGAGGCCGCGACGAGAGCCACCATAGGAGACCGGGTCATCGTGGAAGGCGCCCGCCCCGGCGTGCCGCGGCGCGACGGAAAGGTGATCGCGGTGCACCGGCCGGACAGCGAACCGCCCTGGGAAGTCCTGTGGTCGGACACCGGGCACTCCACCCTGTTCTTCCCCGGTCCGGATAGTCGACTGCACCACTTCACCCGCCAAGACCCGAGCGGGCAGGCGCCCCGACCGTCCGACCGACCGCACACCTCCTCGGAGACTGAGCGGAGCGAGCCGGCCGGGCCCGGCGAACCCACCGGCGGTCCGGAACAGGCCATGCCGGGGAACGCCGGCGACCTCGGCCGACGAGTCGCGCTACGTCGTGAGCAGCTGGGACTCGGCCGGGAACAAGCGGCGGTCCGGGCCGGCATGGCGGTGCCGTACCTGGACTACCTGGACACCTCGCCCACCGACGTCGAGAGCGGAGCACTGGCCAGGCTGGCCGCCGTTCTGGGCACGTCGGTCACCCAGTTGCTGGGCGGCGAACTCGACCTGCCGCCCGACCGCGCGAGCACCGCGGCGCACCCGGTGCTGGAGGAGCTGGCTCGTTCCGAGTGCTGGGAGCGACTGTCCACCGACGGAGTCGGCCGGGTGGCCCTGGGCGCCGCAAGGCGTCCCATCGTCCTCCCGGCCAACTACTGGGTGCTGGACGGCACACTGATCTTCCGCACGGCTGCCGACGGCCCGCTTGCCGCCACCGTCAGCCGGCGCGTCGCCTTCGAGGTCGACCGGATCGACGAGGTGCTGCGCACCGGCTGGAGCGTGCTGGCCACCGGTGACGCCCGTCCGACGACGTGGTGGCCCCCATCCGTCACCGGCACGGTCGGGCCCCGGTGGCCTCCGCGCCCGAGTGGGCCCGCCCGGCCCGCAGTGGCTGCCGCCCGGGGTGGACCGGGGCCCGGCCGGCCGCGCTCGTCGCCGATCTCCGGTACCGGCGGAGCGTCGGGGTTCCGAAGTGAGCGGTGTCAGAGCGAGCGGCACCGCCAGCTCACTGCTCGTGCTCGACGCCCTCACAGGCGCCTGACGGGTGGCCTCCTGGAAGTCACGGCCCAGGACAGGCAGCCGCATCCGCTCATTGGCGCATACTCCGGATTCGATCACCGCGGCCACCCCCTCCATCCGAGCCTGCCGCGCGACCCGCCGCAGCGCCCTGCCGACGACGCGGGGCCATCGACCCGACCACGTCGGTCGAGCCCTTCGCGGGTCGGGCGGTGATGGCATGGCATGGCATGGCATGGCACCCTGATCGTCGCCCGGCCGGTCCTCCCGCTGCGTCCACTCGGTGACCGACACCCGTCAACGGCGCCGCACAGGCGCAGCACGACCGCTCCCCGGACTCACCCCTTCTCCTTCGACTTGGCTGAGCACCTGCCGCGCCCCTGTCCTCGCACCGGGCGCGGGCCGGGCGCAGCATGGAGGTGTGAAGTGGTCGCCGTGCCGAGTCCGGGCGGCCCCTGGCGGAAGGACGATCGATCGATCCTGGTCGAGCAGGTCCTCAGCCTCGGTCGGCTGCCCTGCCCGGCTGTGCACCGACCCCGCGGGCGCAGCACCGTCGGTGCACGGCAGAGCGCTCTGCGACCCAGCCCGGACGCGCACTGGATACGCGTCTTCGGAGACCCGCAGCCGGCTGCGCCGGGAGGTTCCTGCCGCCGCGAGGCCCAAGCCCGGACACCTCACCCGGTGCAGGTTCAAGGCATGGCGCTCGATCCCGGCCGGCGGGCGCTCGGCTCGTCACGGAAACTCGGACTTCGGAGGAGCAGGCTATGAGATACCCGGTCATCGTGGGAATCGACGGTACGGATGCCAGTCACGACGCCCTCGACTGGGCCTCGGAGGAGGCCGGTCTGCGGCGTGTCCCGCTGCTCATCCTGCACGCCTGGCTCGGCGAGACGCTGAAGGCACCGGCGGGGCAGGAGACCAGGCTCACCCGGGACGCCGGTGAGGAGGCGCTCGGAGCGGCGCGCGAACAGGCCCTGATGCACCGTCCAGGCCTCGCGGTCACCACTCAGCTGGCGGACGACTATGCCCGCGACGCCCTGCTCGCGGTGTCCGAGGAGGCGGACCTGCTCGTACTCGGAGCGCGCGGCTCGGGCGGATTCTCGCGTCTGCTGGTCGGCTCGACAAGCCTGTATGTCTCTGCGCACGCCATGTGCCCTGTCGTCGTGGTCCACTCCCCCGACATCCGGTCGACGGCCGGCGGCGTACTGGTGGGCGTGGACGGGGAGAACGGCGGCGACGACGTACTCACATTCGCGTTCGAGGCCGCAAGCAGGAGGCACCTGTCACTGCAGGCTGTCCATGCCTGGAGCTATCCCCTGGTCAGCGGGCCGGGTCACGCGTTCCCGGCCGTGTATGAGGAGGAGCACGTCGCCGCCGAGCGGGAGCGGCTGCTGGTCGAGGCGCTCGGGGGCAGGCGCCAGCAGTACCCCGATGTCGAGGTGGCCGAAGTCGCGGTGCGCTCCGGCGCGGCACGGCTGCTGGTGACTCTCTCCGAAGCCCATCAGCTGGTGGTGGTCGGGCGCCACGGCGCAGTGCGCGGGCCCATGCGGCGGCTCGGCTCGGTGAGCCAGGCCGTCGTGCAGCACGCGCACTGCCCGGTTGCGGTTGTACCGGTGGGTTGAGTCGGGCCGGTGGTTTGAGGCCGGGGCCTCCCGGTCTCGAAGGAGCGGGGCATGGGCCGGGCGCCTTCGTCGGAGAACCAGGCCGCCACGCCGGCTCCGCTCTCCACCGTGACGTCCAGGCCAAGGCCGCCGGTGACACGGCTACCGGCGCCGTGGCCCGGTCGGCCGACCGGCTGGTGCTCACCCCGACCGGCTGTCGGGCTCGGGCGGGTGCTCGTCGGGCGGGCCCAGCTCGTCGCTGCCCTGGGCCGCGTGGGTGGCCTCGGTGCTGGGACGGCCGCGCAGGACCCAGGCCAGCGGCACTGCGAGGGCCGCGCCGACCAGCGGCCCGAGCAGGTAGATCCACAGGGGGCCGCCGTGCCCGCCGACCAGCACCGGTGCCAGACTCCTGGCCGGGTTCATGGACGCTCCGCTGGCGGGGCCCGCCCACAGCCCGGCCAGGGCGATGTAACCGCCGAT
The sequence above is a segment of the Kitasatospora sp. NBC_00240 genome. Coding sequences within it:
- a CDS encoding UDP-N-acetylglucosamine--N-acetylmuramyl-(pentapeptide) pyrophosphoryl-undecaprenol N-acetylglucosamine transferase, producing MRLVVTGGGTGGHTYPALTAVRTLQARLAAEGRSVEVLWVGTAEGLEARVAPAEGIRFAPVATGKVRRSSNPLKMISPANVRDMGRVPLGAVQARSLISEFAPDVVLATGGYVAVPVGLAARSCGVPLVVHEQTVRLGLANKVLARAATRVAVSSESTLPLLPESARRTAVVTGNPVRPAVLTGQAEKAVSALGLYGFERSLPTVYVTGGAQGSVQINTLVAKLLPWLLEHANVVHQCGPANEAGLRGQAEVLAPHLAGRYLLTGYMGAELPDVLALADVVVSRSGAGTLAELTALGKAAVFVPLASSAGDEQAHNASHLQRAGAAVALLGDVTAGGLREALAPLLADPVRREAMAARSREHGRPDAAERLVDVVLAAASGR
- a CDS encoding aminotransferase class V-fold PLP-dependent enzyme; this encodes MSTTTASDERSTAAAPPSPLLERIRAGIIGEGEVLDGPYGPRRVTYADYTASGRSLDFIEDFIRDAVLPRYANTHTESSGTGLQTTRLREDARRMIRDCVGGTDDHLVIFCGSGATAAVNKLVGILELRRPTGPAERHRPDGPLPPAERPVVFVGPYEHHSNELPWRETIADVVPIGEDADGHLDLTDLTAQLVRFADRPLRIGSFSAASNVTGILTDTDRTARLLHEHGALSFWDYAAAAPYVPIRAADSAPGRGDGKDALFISPHKFPGGPQTPGVLVVRRELVRNPVPTAPGGGTVLFVDPTSHRYLDDPVAREEGGTPAIVESIRAGLVFGLKQAVGTDLIQAREERMWHAALDRWECNPRIDVLGSHRARRLSIVSFRIRHGHRFLHHNFVVAVLNDLFGIQSRGGCSCAGPYGHRLLAIDAPHSHAFRDEIVGHRCEGIKPGWTRINFHYFLSDTVRDYLIDAVDLLADNGHRLLPDYRFDPRTGLWRHRDAAAGPPLRLTDARYDEHGHLHWPHGRARTGEEALAGQLDEARRLLDGRPDPVDSGPCALPADFEALRWFPLPPQCLAP
- a CDS encoding potassium channel family protein yields the protein MNWLVTVSGALVVLLVLRDVFHTLWHPTRHGGLSRLVMTAAWRLTSHLSTHRRAAGLAGPLAMVSVVALWAFTAAIGWALVYWPHMPVSFTYATGLDPADHAGFVDALYVSLVNLTTLGLGDIAPTAGWLRIVAPIEALVGFALLSATVSWIIGIYPALARRRALALRLSHLRRSRPTTGLSRAIAGATLLDSLSREVAVVSVDFMQYAESYYFYDGDDRTSLPAQIGDAVEQADQAAAAAHPEVRHSGSALKAALEDLAAILDERFLHTHGTPKQTFEAYARDHGRQSGSAG
- a CDS encoding flavodoxin domain-containing protein — encoded protein: MMTVLVGYASAHGSTREIAERIGSRLTESGVSADVRPLDDRTPAAGYSAFVLGSAVHNRRWLPEAAAYLERHRDTLAQGRVWAFSVGMPAALRGPWRRLAPREGAIVLDALGPLPYLRGHRLFSGVVTREQLGRVGALALRLLGGRAGDYRDWDAIDAWAAEIAGEFRATGEAPRR
- a CDS encoding CBS domain-containing protein, whose product is MQHSTVQDVMTQDVVVAHREATFKEIAGLFHRNDITAVPVVDSDNHPVGIVSEADLIRKEASLLEEGRSVTRWLHPHERYRAEAEIAEEMMTSPVVTARADWTLVEAARAMHRKKLKRLPVVDDEGRLTGIVSRSDLLQPFLRDDASIRAEITHDVLLNTLWLPADAVQVSVDDGVVTLTGTIERKSLIPIIEGMCRSLDGVVAVRQTLGHEFDDSHVDPGLSAMPGVIGPHSAPHH
- a CDS encoding pyridoxamine 5'-phosphate oxidase family protein gives rise to the protein MGDRVIVEGARPGVPRRDGKVIAVHRPDSEPPWEVLWSDTGHSTLFFPGPDSRLHHFTRQDPSGQAPRPSDRPHTSSETERSEPAGPGEPTGGPEQAMPGNAGDLGRRVALRREQLGLGREQAAVRAGMAVPYLDYLDTSPTDVESGALARLAAVLGTSVTQLLGGELDLPPDRASTAAHPVLEELARSECWERLSTDGVGRVALGAARRPIVLPANYWVLDGTLIFRTAADGPLAATVSRRVAFEVDRIDEVLRTGWSVLATGDARPTTWWPPSVTGTVGPRWPPRPSGPARPAVAAARGGPGPGRPRSSPISGTGGASGFRSERCQSERHRQLTARARRPHRRLTGGLLEVTAQDRQPHPLIGAYSGFDHRGHPLHPSLPRDPPQRPADDAGPSTRPRRSSPSRVGR
- a CDS encoding universal stress protein; translated protein: MRYPVIVGIDGTDASHDALDWASEEAGLRRVPLLILHAWLGETLKAPAGQETRLTRDAGEEALGAAREQALMHRPGLAVTTQLADDYARDALLAVSEEADLLVLGARGSGGFSRLLVGSTSLYVSAHAMCPVVVVHSPDIRSTAGGVLVGVDGENGGDDVLTFAFEAASRRHLSLQAVHAWSYPLVSGPGHAFPAVYEEEHVAAERERLLVEALGGRRQQYPDVEVAEVAVRSGAARLLVTLSEAHQLVVVGRHGAVRGPMRRLGSVSQAVVQHAHCPVAVVPVG